The Montipora capricornis isolate CH-2021 chromosome 6, ASM3666992v2, whole genome shotgun sequence genome has a window encoding:
- the LOC138051857 gene encoding piRNA biogenesis protein EXD1-like, translating to MAAKTTNYKLVDDKGDLKESIAELKGKLERNTLLAVDCEGLSLSRKGALTILTVATEEKAYIFDVLKLGQAVFSEGLGEILEDKSREKLMFDCRQDSDALWHQFNIKLTGVLDLQLLEILCRHRRTASGSQSSARYRRRCQSTDEVENISGFRRCLERYLRDGDLVRKKEKGMQAVKLDEEVWKKRPLSDDLIQYLIVDTITMFRLYNKMKNANEDEQARLRVASERYVDFYRGRRERNYNKYERNAYLALDIIPEKGRLDFAVGDTACTGCKRKFPQDEFPEKRLSIGDQKCRVCMAVEKDWRY from the coding sequence ATGGCAGCTAAAACTACAAACTACAAACTAGTGGATGATAAAGGTGATCTGAAGGAATCTATCGCTGAGCTCAAAGGCAAACTGGAGCGAAACACTCTCTTAGCGGTTGACTGCGAGGGCTTGTCTTTGAGCAGAAAGGGAGCGCTGACGATCCTCACGGTTGCAACAGAGGAGAAAGCCTACATATTTGATGTGCTTAAGTTGGGACAAGCTGTCTTCAGCGAAGGCCTTGGTGAAATACTGGAAGACAAATCGCGCGAGAAGTTGATGTTTGATTGCCGGCAAGATTCAGACGCCCTCTGGCATCAATTCAACATAAAACTTACGGGAGTCTTAGATCTTCAGCTGCTTGAAATCCTCTGTCGACACAGAAGGACCGCATCGGGCAGCCAGAGTTCTGCCAGGTATAGACGCCGCTGTCAGAGCACGGATGAAGTTGAAAACATCAGTGGTTTTCGTCGTTGTCTCGAGCGTTATCTCAGAGATGGTGATTTGGTCAGAAAGAAGGAAAAGGGAATGCAAGCTGTCAAGCTCGACGAGGAAGTGTGGAAGAAACGACCTCTGTCTGACGACCTTATACAGTATTTGATTGTGGACACGATAACTATGTTCCGATTgtacaacaaaatgaaaaatgcgaATGAAGATGAGCAGGCTCGTCTGAGAGTGGCATCCGAAAGGTACGTCGATTTCTATCGCGGTCGAAGGGAGCGGAACTACAATAAATACGAGAGGAACGCCTATTTGGCTCTCGATATCATCCCCGAGAAAGGAAGGCTTGATTTTGCCGTCGGTGATACTGCATGCACAGGATGTAAGCGGAAGTTCCCGCAAGACGAATTTCCCGAGAAGCGGCTAAGTATTGGAGACCAGAAATGCCGGGTTTGCATGGCGGTAGAAAAAGATTGGCGCTATTGA
- the LOC138051856 gene encoding piRNA biogenesis protein EXD1-like, whose product MAHKNAYDYRLVDDEAGLEDAIPELKRNTGPLAVDCEGLSLSRKGALTIITVATEEKTYIFDVLKLGKAVFSAGLSELLEDRFREKLMFDCREDSDALWHQFGVKLTGVLDLQLLEILHRRRSPAARSQSSIKHNPRGQRTDKVESIYGFRRCLELYVQDKEMIKIKETGSQAFKRGDKEAWKKRPLTTELLHYCVVDTMGMFKLYDKLKDAEERDKARLQVASERYVDLYRGKTQRYFDQYEMNALLPLYIIPDDGASEYMVADTPCAKCHRQFPREEFSKTQQRKGEKKCRVCKELKRRADAKQIREAQWERSQTFDYFSGEDFDDSFF is encoded by the coding sequence ATGGCTCACAAAAACGCTTATGATTACAGACTGGTAGATGATGAAGCTGGTCTCGAAGACGCCATCCCTGAACTCAAACGAAACACAGGTCCTTTAGCTGTCGATTGCGAAGGCCTTTCGTTGAGCAGAAAGGGAGCGCTGACCATTATCACAGTCGCGACAGAGGAGAAGACCTACATCTTTGATGTGTTGAAATTGGGAAAAGCTGTTTTCAGTGCAGGCCTTAGCGAACTCTTGGAAGACAGATTCCGCGAGAAACTGATGTTTGATTGCCGAGAAGATTCAGATGCCCTTTGGCATCAATTCGGTGTGAAACTCACGGGAGTCCTGGATCTTCAGTTGCTTGAAATCCTCCATCGCCGTAGAAGCCCCGCAGCAAGGAGCCAGAGCTCGATCAAGCACAATCCCCGAGGTCAACGAACAGATAAAGTTGAAAGCATTTATGGTTTTCGTCGTTGCCTTGAGCTGTACGTACAAGATAAAGAAATGATCAAAATTAAAGAGACGGGATCGCAAGCATTTAAACGTGGGGACAAAGAAGCGTGGAAGAAACGACCCTTGACTACGGAGCTTCTACATTACTGTGTTGTGGATACAATGGGTATGTTCAAATTGTACGACAAATTGAAGGATGCGGAAGAAAGGGACAAGGCTCGTCTTCAAGTTGCTTCTGAAAGGTATGTAGATCTGTATCGTGGAAAAACCCAAAGGTATTTCGACCAATACGAAATGAACGCCTTGCTTCCACTTTATATCATCCCTGATGATGGTGCTTCAGAGTACATGGTCGCTGATACTCCATGTGCGAAATGCCATCGCCAATTTCCCAGAGAAGAGTTCAGTAAGACACAACAACGCAAAGGAGAGAAAAAATGCAGAGTTTGTAAAGAGCTAAAGCGCCGAGCGGATGCGAAGCAAATCAGGGAAGCTCAATGGGAGCGTTCACAAACGTTCGACTACTTCAGCGGCGAAGATTTTGACGACTCCTTCTTCTAA